One Thalassospira sp. ER-Se-21-Dark genomic window carries:
- a CDS encoding sulfotransferase, with protein sequence MTQSQKDIALEMKQAMSAGQFDRAAMIGARLLCFHSNRTDIQIMTAVSELQSGSVTNAGRRLKKLFNSLPLTDRFFGPVAQNFLQYAYQSNDYSSFESSIKKRLRAATHKDGLSYMLADVIFQRELSKSPGLCFAPGLGEAIDVLNSIPGKSQAFDEAQMLLGRVYLYQEKYTKAFGILEGVVERNPDGLATRMLLASSYAIAGEVENAVTASLGILRRNPSFGAQPYLIISFMRPQSMPESASGVLDAMLDKADVAKGERYKAAFARANIEEMKGNMKEAFDFYRMGHSANRSERPFDMPRELTELARLRDMAGSAPVLDDVSSENEDGPRPIFIVGMPRSGTTLTERILGAHPDVHAAGEIGDFAKAVIDVVGRGQISDQLARIDAKAAKKIRHQYLAALKAYAPEKRFVTNKTPANFLRVEMIRRVFPDAPIIHTHRHPLATCLSIYTTPFSIPMRYSDDLGELADYYRGYVGLMNASFEADQNGQLYDLSYEDLVSDPEVVAQDYLAHCGLDWHPGCLEFYRAGKVAATASMIQVRRPINQDSVEKWQRFEPFIGPLASLADDPYVQKWSAARKSSRRAVAA encoded by the coding sequence CCATGATTGGCGCGCGATTGTTGTGTTTTCATTCCAATAGAACCGATATCCAGATCATGACTGCGGTGAGCGAGCTGCAGTCAGGCTCTGTTACAAATGCAGGTAGAAGGCTGAAAAAGCTGTTTAATTCGCTTCCGTTGACTGACCGCTTTTTTGGACCAGTCGCTCAGAACTTCCTGCAATATGCATATCAGTCAAATGACTACTCTTCATTTGAATCTTCGATCAAAAAGCGGTTGCGTGCTGCGACGCACAAGGACGGGCTCAGCTATATGCTTGCTGACGTCATCTTCCAAAGAGAACTCAGCAAAAGTCCCGGACTGTGTTTTGCGCCGGGGCTGGGCGAAGCGATCGATGTTCTCAATTCGATTCCCGGCAAGAGCCAGGCATTCGACGAAGCCCAGATGCTGCTTGGGCGCGTCTATCTGTATCAAGAAAAGTACACAAAGGCATTTGGCATTCTGGAAGGCGTTGTTGAGCGCAACCCGGATGGTCTTGCAACACGAATGTTGCTGGCGTCATCATATGCAATAGCTGGCGAAGTGGAAAACGCAGTTACTGCAAGTCTGGGAATTCTGCGTAGGAACCCATCTTTTGGTGCCCAGCCATACCTGATCATCTCCTTTATGCGCCCGCAATCCATGCCAGAAAGTGCCAGCGGTGTTCTTGATGCAATGCTTGATAAGGCGGATGTCGCAAAAGGTGAGCGTTACAAGGCGGCCTTTGCGCGGGCAAACATCGAGGAAATGAAAGGCAACATGAAAGAGGCCTTTGATTTCTATCGGATGGGGCATAGTGCAAACCGGTCGGAGCGGCCGTTTGATATGCCGCGCGAGCTCACGGAACTTGCGCGTTTGCGTGATATGGCGGGATCGGCCCCGGTTTTGGACGATGTCAGCTCAGAAAACGAAGATGGCCCGCGCCCGATCTTCATAGTCGGGATGCCGCGATCCGGAACAACCCTGACCGAGCGTATTCTTGGTGCCCATCCCGATGTGCATGCCGCCGGCGAAATCGGCGACTTTGCCAAGGCGGTGATTGATGTGGTCGGACGTGGCCAGATTTCTGACCAATTGGCGCGCATCGATGCCAAGGCAGCCAAGAAAATTCGCCACCAGTATCTTGCGGCACTCAAGGCCTATGCGCCCGAAAAGCGGTTTGTCACCAACAAGACACCGGCCAATTTCCTGCGTGTTGAGATGATCCGGCGCGTTTTTCCTGATGCGCCAATCATTCACACCCATCGTCATCCACTTGCGACCTGTCTTTCGATCTACACAACGCCGTTCTCGATACCGATGCGATACTCCGACGATCTGGGGGAATTGGCCGATTACTACCGCGGCTATGTCGGTCTGATGAATGCCAGTTTTGAAGCAGATCAAAATGGCCAGTTGTATGATCTTTCGTACGAAGACCTGGTTTCTGATCCGGAAGTTGTTGCACAGGATTATCTGGCCCATTGCGGACTGGATTGGCATCCGGGATGTCTTGAATTTTATCGTGCCGGCAAAGTTGCCGCGACGGCCAGCATGATACAGGTTCGTCGCCCGATCAATCAGGACTCCGTTGAAAAATGGCAACGGTTTGAGCCGTTTATCGGGCCGTTGGCATCCTTGGCCGATGATCCGTACGTTCAGAAATGGAGTGCTGCGCGCAAATCATCGCGTCGTGCGGTTGCTGCGTGA
- a CDS encoding adenosine deaminase: MNTTIPKAELHLHLEGAMTPSLVRSFAKRNGLTLPDDIYDAQDRYIWRDFPEFLNSFDKASAAIRTKQDYSDLTCSYLVEQAKVGTLYVEIFCSPTHAASCGLSFDAHLEAVVDGIDRAEKETGIIGRIIMTCVRHVGPDVAVKVARETVDCRHPYIVGFGMGGNESLFTQEDFYPAFKIARDDGLGCTTHAGEVEGPQSVWDAIEKLPVTRIGHGVRSIEDPKLVETLVKRDIVLEVCPGSNIALSVFPDYTSHPLRKFYDAGVKVTLGSDDPPFFFTSLAAEYQRAEEVFGFSPEELSGLTRTAIEAAFVDDATKAKLLAKL; the protein is encoded by the coding sequence ATGAACACGACCATTCCAAAGGCAGAACTGCACCTGCATCTTGAAGGGGCGATGACACCTTCGCTTGTCCGCAGCTTTGCCAAGCGCAATGGTCTGACATTGCCGGATGATATCTATGATGCGCAGGATCGCTATATCTGGCGTGATTTTCCCGAGTTCCTAAACAGTTTTGACAAGGCGAGTGCTGCCATCCGCACCAAGCAGGATTATTCCGATCTGACCTGTTCGTATCTGGTCGAGCAGGCAAAGGTCGGCACGCTTTATGTCGAGATTTTCTGTTCGCCGACCCATGCGGCCAGTTGCGGATTGTCGTTTGACGCGCATCTTGAGGCAGTTGTTGATGGTATTGACCGTGCCGAAAAGGAAACCGGGATCATCGGGCGGATTATCATGACTTGTGTGCGCCACGTTGGGCCGGATGTTGCGGTCAAGGTCGCGCGTGAAACGGTTGATTGTCGTCACCCGTACATTGTCGGTTTTGGGATGGGCGGCAATGAAAGCCTGTTCACACAGGAAGATTTTTATCCGGCGTTCAAGATCGCCCGCGATGACGGTCTTGGCTGCACCACCCATGCCGGCGAGGTCGAAGGACCGCAAAGTGTCTGGGATGCGATTGAAAAACTTCCTGTGACACGGATCGGCCATGGGGTGCGATCAATCGAAGACCCCAAACTGGTCGAAACACTGGTTAAGCGTGATATCGTTCTTGAAGTTTGTCCGGGATCTAATATCGCGCTTTCGGTTTTCCCGGATTACACATCCCATCCGCTGCGCAAATTCTACGACGCGGGGGTCAAGGTGACCCTTGGCTCGGACGATCCACCATTTTTCTTTACCTCGCTTGCAGCCGAATATCAGCGTGCCGAGGAGGTGTTTGGTTTTAGCCCCGAAGAGCTCAGTGGTTTGACTCGCACCGCCATCGAAGCTGCCTTTGTTGATGATGCGACCAAGGCGAAACTTCTGGCAAAGCTCTAG
- a CDS encoding alpha/beta hydrolase, with amino-acid sequence MTFATDIFQTPDGINLRFGVQTPENARQHVLILQGRGEYIERYQETADDLAERGFGCVTFDFRGHGGSSRETNDPVLGYVHDVAQYIADTRHVIDHVKNVHGISCPLLITHSTGGLVAMAMMLDQPDLWESVVMVAPFFGLGGPDWLSLAAQFVADSMCRYGFDKQYLPGQRKLSPLAGFEAENILTSDPVRHARNVAILQNSPNLVVGGVSAGWLDACFKAQASLTARIEQMKAGTWSLPPITIVLAGNDQVVSNQTTEDLFGNVPSITIAEIPEARHEILQERDIYRNRFWQIFDAHIERTQKK; translated from the coding sequence ATGACTTTTGCGACCGATATTTTCCAAACACCGGACGGGATAAATCTGCGCTTTGGTGTTCAGACGCCCGAAAACGCGCGTCAACATGTCCTGATCCTGCAGGGGCGCGGGGAATATATTGAACGCTATCAGGAAACGGCAGACGACCTTGCCGAACGTGGTTTTGGCTGTGTGACCTTTGATTTTCGCGGCCACGGTGGGTCATCGCGCGAAACGAATGATCCGGTCCTGGGGTATGTCCATGATGTTGCGCAATATATCGCCGATACACGCCATGTTATTGACCATGTCAAAAACGTCCACGGCATTTCCTGCCCGCTTCTGATAACGCACTCGACCGGCGGGTTGGTTGCGATGGCGATGATGCTCGATCAACCGGATCTGTGGGAAAGCGTGGTGATGGTCGCGCCGTTTTTTGGACTGGGCGGGCCTGACTGGTTGTCATTGGCGGCGCAATTTGTCGCCGACAGCATGTGTCGTTACGGATTTGACAAACAGTACCTGCCCGGCCAACGCAAACTAAGCCCGCTTGCCGGGTTCGAGGCCGAAAACATCCTGACTTCCGATCCGGTCCGCCATGCGCGAAATGTTGCCATCTTGCAAAACAGTCCGAACCTTGTGGTTGGTGGCGTTTCTGCCGGCTGGCTTGATGCCTGTTTCAAGGCGCAAGCATCGCTGACCGCCCGTATCGAACAGATGAAGGCCGGCACGTGGTCCCTGCCCCCCATCACCATTGTTCTGGCCGGGAACGATCAGGTTGTTTCCAACCAGACGACGGAAGATCTGTTTGGCAACGTCCCATCGATCACCATCGCGGAGATCCCAGAAGCCCGCCACGAAATTCTTCAAGAACGTGACATCTATCGAAACAGGTTCTGGCAAATTTTTGATGCGCACATCGAGCGCACGCAAAAAAAGTGA
- a CDS encoding OsmC family protein: protein MEARVKWLENLTFTGMSGTGHGVVMDGDRDNGFGPSPMEMLLLGIGGCSSIDVVHILKKGRENVLDVETDVKAERAETDPKVFTKIHLHFKVKGENLNETKVGRAVELSAEKYCSASIMLSKAAEVTHSWELVE, encoded by the coding sequence ATGGAAGCGCGTGTAAAGTGGCTTGAAAACCTGACCTTCACCGGAATGAGTGGCACCGGACATGGTGTCGTCATGGATGGCGACAGGGATAACGGATTTGGCCCGAGCCCGATGGAGATGCTTCTGCTTGGTATCGGTGGCTGTTCGTCGATTGACGTTGTTCATATCCTCAAAAAGGGCCGTGAAAACGTGCTTGATGTCGAAACCGACGTTAAGGCCGAACGCGCAGAAACCGACCCGAAGGTCTTCACCAAAATTCACCTGCACTTCAAGGTAAAGGGTGAAAACCTTAATGAAACAAAGGTCGGTCGCGCTGTCGAACTTTCGGCAGAAAAATACTGCTCGGCATCCATCATGCTGTCAAAGGCCGCAGAGGTCACGCACAGCTGGGAACTCGTGGAATAA
- a CDS encoding sensor domain-containing diguanylate cyclase yields the protein MSVSADVVATAALSRDSLIFLDPDGLTVVYVNAAAEKQLGDAKSVLRKGTEVKQLLAYLAKNGEFTDGDAVAAVRNALASISSGKHAELPAFRLGKTPFNWHCDVGPSGTFALVLRDAGRAQELAKALAEHKTFIQHLIDVLPTPVYLKNREGVLTRCNGAFAELFGTDVETAIGKRMADFAPKSLAKTVGELEAPLRDAEGQVRDEITFAIDDKECIALFAASTLRGPSGAIAGTIGSLIDVTSLKKAQAEVAEASQRLTGLLESAPIGVGISNRESGVFKFFNSTFSKMLGIEDESKATDSILLSERYREKSLEDMDALGELQDVEIRLRRSDMPEARWLKTSIEPLSFQGEESVLWWTSDITKQKHAARELQNKANNDELTRLANRARFMQKLDQCETVLRGTDTPAAIFILDLDGFKQLNDTQGHAAGDWVLVETGKRLKRAARRAEEVARLGGDEFTLLFLNKGAEKEMAEAAEAILAEMSRPFVWEGHDCDISASIGLAVFDGGNCDMSEQLRRADKAMYEAKAAGKAQYRLYTPDMEPDLHTDD from the coding sequence TTGTCAGTCAGTGCGGATGTTGTGGCAACTGCGGCGTTGTCACGCGACAGTCTTATTTTTCTTGATCCGGATGGCCTTACCGTCGTCTACGTCAACGCGGCTGCGGAAAAGCAGCTTGGCGATGCAAAATCGGTTTTGCGCAAAGGCACAGAGGTCAAACAGCTTCTGGCCTATCTTGCCAAAAATGGTGAATTTACCGATGGCGACGCGGTAGCAGCAGTTCGCAACGCCCTTGCATCGATTTCGTCGGGAAAACATGCCGAACTTCCGGCTTTCCGTCTGGGGAAAACGCCGTTTAACTGGCATTGCGATGTCGGACCGTCCGGGACATTTGCGCTGGTGTTACGTGACGCCGGACGCGCCCAAGAACTTGCCAAGGCGCTGGCCGAGCACAAGACGTTCATTCAGCACCTCATTGATGTTTTGCCAACCCCGGTTTACCTCAAAAACCGCGAAGGGGTTCTGACCCGCTGCAACGGTGCCTTTGCCGAACTGTTTGGCACGGATGTCGAAACGGCAATTGGCAAGAGAATGGCGGATTTCGCGCCCAAATCACTTGCCAAAACCGTCGGTGAACTCGAAGCACCTTTACGTGATGCCGAGGGGCAGGTACGTGACGAGATTACCTTTGCGATTGACGACAAGGAATGCATAGCCCTGTTTGCCGCCTCGACACTCAGGGGGCCAAGTGGCGCGATTGCGGGCACCATCGGGTCATTGATTGACGTGACCAGTCTTAAAAAGGCACAGGCCGAAGTCGCCGAGGCATCCCAGCGTCTGACAGGTCTGCTTGAAAGTGCACCGATCGGGGTCGGGATTTCCAACCGGGAAAGTGGCGTTTTCAAATTCTTCAACAGCACATTTTCCAAAATGCTCGGAATTGAAGACGAAAGCAAAGCAACGGACTCCATTCTTCTTTCCGAACGTTATCGCGAGAAATCGCTCGAGGATATGGATGCGCTGGGCGAACTTCAGGACGTCGAGATCCGGTTGCGCCGATCTGATATGCCCGAGGCGCGCTGGCTTAAAACATCAATCGAGCCGCTGTCGTTCCAGGGGGAGGAAAGCGTGCTGTGGTGGACCAGCGACATCACCAAGCAAAAGCACGCCGCGCGCGAATTGCAGAACAAGGCCAATAATGATGAGCTGACCCGGTTGGCCAACCGTGCGCGCTTCATGCAGAAGCTTGATCAGTGCGAAACCGTGTTGCGCGGGACCGATACGCCCGCCGCGATTTTTATCCTTGATCTCGATGGTTTCAAACAACTGAACGACACACAAGGTCACGCCGCCGGGGACTGGGTGCTGGTTGAAACCGGCAAACGCCTGAAACGTGCAGCCCGCCGTGCAGAAGAGGTGGCACGCCTTGGCGGCGACGAGTTTACCTTGTTGTTCTTAAACAAGGGCGCTGAAAAGGAAATGGCGGAGGCGGCTGAAGCCATTCTTGCCGAAATGAGCCGTCCTTTTGTCTGGGAAGGACATGATTGCGATATTTCCGCCTCGATCGGGCTGGCTGTGTTTGATGGCGGCAATTGCGATATGAGCGAGCAACTCCGCCGTGCTGACAAGGCAATGTACGAAGCCAAGGCGGCAGGCAAGGCGCAGTACCGCCTTTATACCCCGGATATGGAGCCCGATCTTCATACTGACGACTGA
- a CDS encoding sulfotransferase, whose amino-acid sequence MTKPASPSSFAEKRNRQKADKLIQAARSALASGNAADALARAQQAMSTAPGYGPVLMMMAQIHRATGNLNEAAQLLQSACNLPDSKIDYFRELAGIFASAGRYDLVQQILFAAIRKFPTHGQTYSDLGVYLIQAEHITQGITILEKAVSFSPDNWQALNNLGAALLKVGREKEALEYLARAEEIGPDDPERRTSNLLQLGEAKRHMGDLEGAQECFRKVIAQNPKSGRAWHDLADVMKFKPDSPEIKMMVDILNDTDTVLQKVDREMIGFALGKAYIDSKDPKQAIHHLDAANALRRQDFAENTPTQKAYDSKIACGRVRAIADYFPAELFKDLPQHYDNGPSHAFIVGMPRCGSTLTEQILGSHPETLATGELRTFPKIKDRLFSTLFPSQPEDHDKIGNSALLAELAKSYREEVNAMYPPTPATKLIIDKMLGNFSWVGLILLSVPGAKIIHCRRNPVDTCLSCYSKRFANLQVYTCNQTELGEFYRAYEDLMAHWRAVLPKDRFIEINYEDLVTNIEPEARRLIDFLGLPWDDAMLDFHKTERSVRTASAAQVRQGLYQTSVERWKPYAPYIKPLLKALGIKPD is encoded by the coding sequence ATGACCAAGCCAGCATCACCATCGAGTTTCGCCGAAAAGCGCAACCGCCAAAAGGCTGACAAACTGATCCAGGCCGCGCGAAGCGCCCTTGCATCAGGCAACGCCGCGGATGCCCTTGCACGCGCGCAGCAGGCGATGTCCACCGCGCCAGGCTATGGTCCCGTCTTGATGATGATGGCGCAGATCCACCGTGCAACGGGCAATCTGAACGAAGCCGCACAGTTGCTGCAATCCGCCTGCAATTTGCCTGACAGCAAAATTGACTATTTCCGTGAACTTGCCGGCATTTTTGCCAGTGCAGGCCGGTATGATCTCGTTCAGCAAATCCTTTTTGCCGCGATCCGGAAGTTCCCAACCCATGGACAGACCTATAGCGACCTTGGCGTTTACCTTATTCAGGCAGAACACATCACCCAAGGCATCACCATCCTTGAAAAAGCTGTCAGCTTCAGTCCCGATAACTGGCAGGCATTGAACAATCTTGGGGCAGCATTGCTTAAGGTCGGGCGTGAAAAAGAAGCACTGGAATACCTGGCCCGCGCAGAAGAGATCGGCCCGGATGATCCGGAACGCCGAACAAGCAATCTGCTACAACTTGGCGAAGCAAAACGTCACATGGGCGATCTGGAAGGTGCGCAGGAATGCTTCCGGAAAGTCATTGCCCAAAACCCCAAGTCAGGGCGTGCTTGGCATGATCTGGCCGATGTCATGAAGTTCAAGCCTGACAGTCCCGAAATCAAGATGATGGTCGATATCCTGAACGATACTGACACCGTACTGCAAAAGGTTGATCGGGAGATGATCGGCTTTGCACTTGGCAAGGCCTATATCGACAGCAAAGACCCAAAGCAGGCCATCCACCATCTTGATGCCGCCAATGCGCTGCGCCGTCAGGACTTCGCCGAAAACACGCCGACGCAAAAGGCCTATGATTCCAAAATCGCCTGCGGGCGCGTCAGGGCGATTGCCGATTATTTTCCGGCGGAGCTGTTCAAAGACCTGCCGCAACACTACGACAACGGCCCATCTCATGCCTTTATCGTTGGCATGCCGCGCTGTGGCAGCACGCTGACTGAACAAATACTAGGCAGTCATCCAGAAACATTGGCAACGGGCGAGTTGCGGACATTCCCGAAAATCAAGGACCGGCTGTTTAGCACGCTTTTCCCCAGTCAGCCGGAAGACCATGATAAAATCGGCAATTCTGCGCTGCTCGCGGAACTGGCGAAATCCTATCGCGAAGAAGTCAACGCGATGTATCCGCCCACCCCGGCGACAAAGCTGATCATCGACAAGATGCTGGGGAACTTTTCCTGGGTTGGGTTGATCCTGCTTTCCGTGCCGGGTGCCAAGATCATTCATTGTCGCCGCAATCCGGTCGATACGTGTCTGTCGTGCTATTCCAAGCGGTTTGCCAATTTGCAGGTCTATACCTGCAACCAGACAGAACTTGGCGAGTTTTATCGCGCCTATGAGGACCTGATGGCGCATTGGCGCGCCGTCCTGCCAAAGGATCGGTTTATCGAGATCAATTACGAAGATCTGGTCACCAATATCGAACCCGAAGCCCGCAGGCTGATCGACTTTCTCGGCCTGCCTTGGGATGACGCGATGCTGGATTTCCACAAGACAGAGCGCTCGGTCCGGACTGCGAGTGCGGCACAGGTCCGACAGGGACTTTATCAGACCAGTGTTGAACGCTGGAAACCGTATGCACCCTATATCAAACCGCTCTTGAAAGCCCTAGGCATTAAACCCGATTGA
- the glnA gene encoding type I glutamate--ammonia ligase produces the protein MSDAASVLNLIKEKGIQFVDLRFTDTKGKWQHTAQDICTIDEDVFVDGIMFDGSSISGWKEINESDMILMPDPSTAVVDPFTAQPTLILVCDVIEPATGQGYERCPRSTAKRALAYMKSAGIGDTAYFGAEPEFFMFDDVRWSTSQESMAYALDSEEGPYNTGTEFEGGNRGHRPGPKGGYFPVPPVDSANDIRAEMVNYINEMGVRCEKHHHEVAPSQHELGIAFGTLIEHADAVQVYKYCIHMVAHQYGKTATFMPKPIFGDNGSGMHTHQSIWHEGKPLFAGNGYADLSETALYYIGGIIKHAKALNAFTNPTTNSYKRLVPGFEAPVLLAYSARNRSASCRIPYTASPKGKRVEIRFPDALANPYLAFSAMLMAGLDGIENKIHPGEAMDKNLYDLPPEELKEVPTVCRSLHEALDSLDADREFLKKGDVMTDDLIDAYIALKMEEVVRFEQAPHPVEFDMYYSG, from the coding sequence ATGTCTGACGCTGCTTCTGTACTTAATCTGATCAAAGAAAAAGGCATCCAGTTTGTCGATCTGCGCTTTACCGATACCAAAGGTAAATGGCAGCACACCGCACAGGATATCTGCACCATCGACGAAGACGTCTTTGTTGACGGCATTATGTTCGACGGTTCGTCGATCTCCGGTTGGAAAGAAATCAACGAATCCGACATGATCCTGATGCCGGATCCGTCGACCGCCGTTGTTGATCCGTTCACCGCGCAGCCGACCCTGATCCTTGTTTGTGACGTTATCGAACCGGCCACCGGCCAGGGTTACGAGCGTTGCCCGCGTTCGACCGCGAAACGCGCACTGGCATACATGAAATCCGCTGGTATCGGCGACACCGCATATTTCGGCGCAGAACCGGAATTCTTCATGTTCGACGACGTTCGTTGGAGCACCTCGCAGGAAAGCATGGCCTACGCGCTTGACTCCGAAGAAGGTCCGTACAACACCGGCACCGAATTCGAAGGCGGCAACCGCGGCCACCGTCCGGGTCCGAAGGGTGGTTACTTCCCGGTACCGCCTGTTGACTCGGCAAACGACATCCGTGCCGAAATGGTCAACTACATCAACGAAATGGGCGTGCGTTGCGAAAAGCACCACCACGAAGTTGCCCCGTCGCAGCACGAACTGGGTATCGCATTCGGCACCCTGATCGAACATGCTGACGCGGTTCAGGTTTACAAATACTGCATCCACATGGTTGCACACCAGTATGGCAAAACCGCAACCTTCATGCCGAAACCGATCTTCGGTGACAACGGCTCGGGCATGCACACCCACCAGTCGATCTGGCACGAAGGCAAACCGCTGTTTGCTGGCAATGGCTATGCTGACCTTTCTGAAACCGCTCTGTACTACATCGGCGGTATCATCAAGCACGCCAAAGCACTGAACGCTTTCACCAACCCGACGACCAACTCTTACAAGCGTCTAGTCCCGGGCTTCGAAGCACCGGTTCTGCTGGCATATTCTGCACGTAACCGTTCCGCTTCCTGCCGTATCCCGTACACCGCGTCTCCGAAAGGCAAACGCGTTGAGATCCGCTTCCCGGATGCCCTTGCCAACCCGTATCTCGCATTCTCTGCAATGCTGATGGCTGGCCTTGACGGTATCGAGAACAAGATCCACCCGGGCGAAGCAATGGACAAAAACCTCTATGACCTTCCGCCGGAAGAGCTCAAAGAAGTTCCGACCGTTTGCCGTTCGCTGCACGAAGCTCTCGACAGCCTCGACGCAGACCGCGAATTCCTGAAAAAAGGCGATGTGATGACCGACGACCTGATCGACGCATACATCGCACTGAAAATGGAAGAAGTCGTTCGTTTCGAACAGGCTCCGCACCCGGTCGAATTCGACATGTACTACAGCGGCTGA
- a CDS encoding P-II family nitrogen regulator, translating to MKKIEAIIKPFKLDEVKEALQEIGLKGITVTEAKGFGRQKGHTELYRGAEYVVDFLPKVKLEIVVEDTLVERAIEAIQQAAHTGRIGDGKIFVSSLEDAIRIRTGERGNDAI from the coding sequence ATGAAAAAAATTGAAGCCATCATCAAGCCGTTCAAGCTTGACGAGGTAAAAGAGGCCCTTCAAGAGATTGGTCTCAAAGGGATTACCGTCACCGAAGCCAAAGGTTTCGGACGTCAGAAAGGTCATACGGAGCTGTATCGCGGCGCCGAGTACGTTGTGGACTTTCTGCCGAAGGTAAAGCTGGAAATCGTCGTCGAGGACACGCTGGTAGAGCGTGCGATTGAGGCAATCCAGCAAGCCGCTCATACCGGGCGTATCGGCGACGGTAAAATTTTCGTTTCCTCACTTGAGGACGCGATCCGTATTCGTACTGGTGAACGGGGTAACGACGCGATCTGA
- a CDS encoding aminotransferase, protein MTEFVGNPLFASGGITIFEVMNELAQKHKAINLGQGAPDEDGPADIREAAAKATMELSNQYPPLAGVPELLQAVADHNKRFYGIEVDPKKEVLVSVGATEGLADVIIGLVAPGDEVILIEPLYDSYLPMVKLAGGIPKLVRVTPPHWELPRDELAAAFSEKTKLILLNSPQNPCSKVYGDDELQFIADLCIKHDVIALCDEVYEHLVFDGRKHKPLMTFPGMHERTVRIGSAGKTFSLTGWKIGYITACAKLMEPIKKAHQFLVFTVAPDLQHGVAYGLNKDDSYFENFTANMQAKRDYLMNGLKEVGFDVLDSQGTYFITCDFRPLGYDCDDVEFCQIMIKKAGVVAIPVSAFYQGEDGGVRNFVRFCFCKDEAKMAEAIARMKKAFAK, encoded by the coding sequence ATGACCGAATTCGTCGGCAATCCACTTTTCGCTTCGGGCGGGATCACGATCTTCGAAGTGATGAACGAACTGGCCCAGAAACATAAGGCCATTAATCTGGGGCAGGGTGCGCCGGATGAAGATGGCCCGGCCGATATTCGAGAAGCCGCCGCCAAGGCAACGATGGAACTGTCCAACCAGTATCCGCCGCTGGCTGGTGTGCCCGAACTGCTTCAGGCCGTTGCCGACCATAACAAGCGATTTTATGGCATCGAGGTTGATCCGAAAAAAGAAGTGCTGGTTTCCGTCGGTGCGACCGAGGGGTTGGCCGACGTGATCATTGGTTTGGTCGCACCCGGTGATGAAGTCATCCTGATCGAACCACTTTATGACAGCTACCTTCCGATGGTGAAGCTGGCGGGCGGCATTCCCAAACTGGTGCGCGTTACCCCGCCGCACTGGGAATTGCCACGTGACGAACTGGCGGCGGCCTTTTCGGAAAAAACCAAGCTGATCCTGCTGAATTCGCCGCAGAACCCGTGCTCGAAGGTTTACGGTGATGACGAGCTGCAATTCATTGCCGATCTATGCATCAAGCATGATGTGATTGCACTCTGTGACGAGGTTTATGAGCATCTGGTCTTTGACGGGCGCAAGCACAAACCATTGATGACGTTCCCGGGCATGCATGAGCGCACCGTGCGCATCGGATCGGCGGGCAAGACCTTCTCGCTGACCGGCTGGAAGATTGGCTATATTACGGCTTGTGCAAAGCTGATGGAGCCGATCAAGAAGGCGCATCAGTTCCTAGTCTTTACCGTCGCACCCGATCTGCAGCACGGTGTCGCCTATGGGCTTAACAAGGACGATTCCTATTTCGAAAACTTCACCGCCAACATGCAGGCCAAGCGTGACTACCTGATGAATGGGCTTAAGGAAGTCGGATTTGATGTCCTTGACTCACAAGGCACCTATTTCATCACCTGCGATTTCCGCCCGCTTGGCTATGATTGCGATGATGTCGAGTTCTGCCAGATCATGATCAAGAAAGCCGGTGTGGTCGCCATCCCGGTATCGGCCTTCTATCAGGGTGAAGATGGCGGTGTGCGCAATTTTGTGCGGTTCTGCTTCTGCAAGGACGAAGCCAAGATGGCAGAGGCGATTGCACGCATGAAAAAGGCTTTTGCCAAGTAA
- a CDS encoding rhodanese-like domain-containing protein: MTRTITRDELKAALGTANAPTLIEALPARYYVDAHLPGAINIPHDAIDEGIKQILPDLDAPIVVYCASGPCKNSGIAQMALTKLGYSNVRDYHEGKNDWREAGLPLQGQGTLEQTA, translated from the coding sequence ATGACCAGAACCATTACCCGTGACGAGCTTAAGGCCGCCCTTGGCACCGCAAATGCCCCGACCCTGATCGAAGCGCTTCCGGCGCGGTATTATGTTGATGCCCACCTGCCCGGTGCGATCAACATTCCCCATGATGCGATTGATGAGGGCATCAAACAGATCCTGCCCGATCTGGATGCACCGATTGTTGTCTATTGCGCCAGTGGCCCGTGCAAGAATTCCGGCATAGCCCAGATGGCGCTGACCAAGCTTGGCTACAGCAATGTGCGCGATTATCACGAAGGCAAGAATGACTGGCGCGAGGCGGGCCTGCCGCTTCAGGGACAGGGCACACTTGAACAAACGGCCTGA